Proteins encoded within one genomic window of Geotalea daltonii FRC-32:
- a CDS encoding DNA cytosine methyltransferase translates to MKTFYEFFAGGGMARIGLGKGWECVFANDFDPKKAISYRTYFRGNDHFVVEDVAKIQTSQLLGTADLTWASFPCQDLSLAGNGAGIAGERSGAFWPFWNVITKLRKEGRAPKTIILENVYGTVTSHDGKDLSIIIEELVKAGYRCGPMVIDAVLFLPHSRPRLFIIAIHNTLEVPKRLVGAPDPRWHPDALGLSYDLLSETARASWLWWNLPVPKPRTTTFSDMVENEPKGVEWHTPFETNRIIGMMSPINLEKLSQAKKAGKRVVGTIYKRTRKDKEGIKRQRAEVRFDDIAGCLRTPSGGSSRQIIILVEGNKVKTRLLSPREAARLMGLPESYHLPEKYNDAYHLAGDGVAVPVVRHIAKNIIEQVLNANKSAMRCAA, encoded by the coding sequence ATGAAAACCTTTTATGAATTTTTTGCAGGCGGAGGAATGGCAAGAATTGGGCTTGGAAAGGGGTGGGAGTGCGTTTTTGCCAACGACTTTGACCCGAAAAAAGCTATTTCTTACCGCACTTATTTTCGTGGAAATGATCATTTTGTCGTGGAAGACGTCGCAAAAATCCAAACCTCCCAGCTTCTAGGCACGGCTGATTTAACTTGGGCGTCATTCCCTTGCCAAGACTTGTCACTTGCCGGTAACGGTGCAGGTATTGCCGGGGAACGTTCAGGAGCGTTTTGGCCGTTTTGGAATGTGATAACTAAGCTGCGGAAAGAAGGCCGCGCACCGAAAACAATTATCCTTGAAAACGTCTACGGTACCGTAACGAGCCACGACGGAAAAGACTTATCCATTATCATTGAAGAACTGGTTAAAGCCGGGTATAGGTGTGGTCCCATGGTGATAGACGCGGTTCTTTTTCTTCCGCATAGCCGTCCTCGCCTATTCATAATTGCAATACATAATACGTTAGAAGTACCAAAACGTCTTGTTGGGGCTCCTGATCCACGCTGGCATCCAGACGCACTCGGGCTTTCTTACGATTTACTTTCCGAGACTGCCAGGGCATCATGGTTATGGTGGAATCTGCCTGTTCCCAAACCGCGCACGACGACATTTTCGGACATGGTAGAGAATGAGCCGAAAGGCGTTGAATGGCACACACCTTTTGAAACGAATCGCATAATCGGTATGATGTCGCCAATCAATCTTGAAAAGCTCAGCCAAGCGAAGAAAGCTGGAAAGCGCGTTGTCGGCACCATCTATAAACGCACTCGAAAGGACAAGGAAGGCATAAAACGGCAGCGCGCAGAAGTACGTTTCGATGATATCGCGGGATGCCTGAGAACTCCTTCAGGCGGTTCGAGTCGGCAAATCATCATCTTGGTCGAAGGCAATAAAGTCAAGACACGCTTGCTCTCACCCAGAGAGGCAGCCAGGTTGATGGGTTTGCCAGAAAGTTACCATTTGCCTGAGAAATATAACGATGCGTATCACCTTGCCGGAGACGGTGTAGCGGTTCCAGTGGTGCGCCATATCGCAAAAAACATCATTGAGCAAGTTTTGAATGCAAATAAATCCGCTATGAGGTGCGCTGCCTGA
- a CDS encoding competence protein CoiA family protein, translating into MPLVALDEDGTKVFAWEVTERKPLYTCKGCGGRLSFMDCTLKIKHFRHLTKCDCESEPETEDHVWGKQLVYQTIQAMKNHGIVELEHPIDSLRADVYWEGTWITAAIEIQASNYNISYFEDKIYEYARKGMVVIYLLVGDNFRKETKSFVYSLKEIEKRLFVKKDFPGCVYAGYLLPSGTVLLPYFQEKWARGGGDCTNRFISMRRLEQRVSLTDFLIDAVYVPPPKIECKHQTINYVPNFEKIKRYKVVCTECGKFMKWLPNKEAEKLGLEL; encoded by the coding sequence ATGCCACTTGTAGCCCTTGATGAAGATGGAACAAAAGTGTTCGCGTGGGAAGTTACGGAAAGAAAGCCATTATATACCTGCAAGGGTTGTGGTGGCCGTCTTTCTTTTATGGACTGTACCTTAAAAATTAAGCACTTCCGACACCTTACTAAGTGTGATTGCGAATCGGAACCAGAAACCGAAGACCATGTATGGGGGAAACAGCTTGTATACCAAACGATACAGGCGATGAAAAACCACGGGATCGTCGAACTTGAACATCCCATAGATTCGTTACGGGCAGATGTGTATTGGGAAGGAACTTGGATAACCGCCGCTATCGAGATTCAGGCATCCAATTACAATATTTCCTATTTTGAAGACAAGATATATGAATATGCTAGAAAGGGAATGGTGGTTATTTATCTGCTAGTTGGCGACAATTTCCGCAAAGAAACGAAGTCGTTCGTATACTCTCTGAAAGAAATCGAAAAGCGCCTGTTTGTGAAAAAAGATTTTCCGGGTTGTGTATATGCCGGGTATCTTCTCCCGTCTGGAACTGTTTTATTGCCTTATTTCCAAGAAAAATGGGCTCGTGGCGGAGGAGATTGCACAAATAGATTCATTTCTATGAGAAGATTAGAGCAGCGAGTGTCGCTTACAGATTTTCTCATTGATGCTGTATATGTACCCCCGCCAAAAATCGAATGCAAACATCAAACTATAAATTACGTTCCCAACTTTGAAAAAATCAAACGCTACAAGGTAGTTTGCACAGAATGTGGCAAGTTTATGAAATGGTTGCCGAATAAAGAGGCCGAAAAACTAGGGCTGGAATTATAA
- a CDS encoding recombinase family protein: protein MSRTIAYLRVSTSQQDLQNQRYEILNYAQRNGWQVDDFIEAEVSSRKGTRERLIDLLMGRLGAGDTVIVSELSRIGRSTVEVLNIIKWLHDKSVRFVAIKQNIVTNGNEDMQSKVMLTMFSLFAELERDLISERTRRALEAKKAAGVKIGRPKGRTSASKLDGMESQISELLHKKVSLASISKIFTVSRGTVYNFMMSRNIKR from the coding sequence ATGAGCCGAACAATCGCATATTTGAGAGTCAGTACCAGCCAACAGGATCTTCAAAATCAACGGTATGAGATACTGAATTACGCCCAGCGGAACGGATGGCAGGTTGATGATTTTATCGAGGCGGAAGTTTCCAGTCGGAAAGGAACAAGAGAAAGGTTGATTGACCTTCTGATGGGGCGATTGGGGGCTGGCGACACCGTTATCGTGTCCGAACTATCTCGAATCGGCAGGAGTACAGTAGAGGTATTGAATATTATTAAATGGTTACATGACAAAAGCGTGCGGTTTGTTGCTATTAAGCAGAATATAGTAACCAATGGAAACGAAGATATGCAGTCTAAAGTGATGTTGACGATGTTTTCTCTCTTTGCTGAACTGGAACGGGACTTGATCTCGGAACGGACAAGGAGGGCATTAGAGGCCAAAAAAGCGGCAGGGGTTAAGATTGGAAGGCCAAAAGGGCGGACAAGCGCAAGTAAACTCGACGGGATGGAGAGCCAGATAAGTGAACTGCTTCACAAAAAAGTTTCGTTAGCCTCAATATCCAAGATTTTCACCGTGTCACGCGGAACGGTATATAATTTTATGATGTCACGGAATATAAAGCGGTAA
- a CDS encoding DUF2493 domain-containing protein has product MKVIVAGSRGITDYELIRTALDEARNRGLNITAIVDGMARGIDCLASRYATENGIDNIRVAADWKRYGKGAGILRNEQMAEIADALIAVWDGKSPGTLHMIECAKAKGLKNISIISVDKGIKTTTLLAGGNE; this is encoded by the coding sequence ATGAAGGTCATCGTTGCTGGTAGCAGAGGAATAACTGATTATGAGCTTATCCGTACTGCGCTTGATGAGGCGCGGAACCGTGGGCTGAATATAACCGCCATCGTTGATGGAATGGCAAGGGGTATTGATTGCCTAGCGTCTCGCTACGCTACTGAGAACGGTATTGATAATATTCGGGTTGCGGCGGATTGGAAACGGTACGGCAAAGGCGCGGGGATATTACGAAATGAACAAATGGCTGAAATTGCTGACGCACTCATTGCCGTTTGGGATGGCAAGTCTCCAGGTACTCTACACATGATCGAATGTGCGAAGGCGAAGGGATTGAAAAATATTTCAATTATATCAGTAGATAAAGGCATAAAAACAACAACACTGCTGGCAGGAGGTAATGAATGA